A region of the Aulosira sp. FACHB-615 genome:
GTTATGTGATAAACCAATTCAAGAAGAGGATATTCGAGAATTTGGGATTACTAAAGCAGAATTTGAACAAGTGTGGAATACAAAAATCCCAATGAATCGCTAAATTTGGGTAGTAGAAATTAAAGCGTTGCTGACTTAATTTAAACAGATAAATTACAATGACGTGCAATAGTCCAATGGCGATCGCTTGATTGATAAACTTTCACTCCAGCTAACCCGACACTAGTCACCAACTGATTCACCTCATCTAGTGTAAGTGCAGCGTGGAGAGAATCTCGAAATAACTTTTGCTGAAGGGGATCATAGTCATGGCCAATGCTGGATACTAAAGCATTCATGGTCTCTGCATCGGCTGGACGTAATAAATCACGAATCAGCAAGCCACCGTTCGGTTTACTAACACGCTGGATTTCTTGGAAAAACGGCAGAGGATCAGGTAAATGGTGAACCAAGCTATTAGAAATCACCAAATCAAACATTGCATCTGCGTAGGGTAACTGTTTCGCATCCACCAATTCCAAAGAAATTTGCTGTTGTAAGCCAGCTTGTTGAACATGCTGCGTGGCAATTTTGAGCATATTCTGAGCTAAATCAATCGCAATCAACCCCCATTGGGGACACATTTGTGCAATGAGAACCGGGATACGACCGGGGCCAGTCCCCGCATCGAGTACTAAGCATGGTGCTGTTGTACCCAGAGCGATCGCTTCCTTGGCAAAAGCTGTGTTAACCTCAGTAAAATCCATCGCATCATAGTCAATGGCTTCTTCCCAAGTATCCATGACTTCTGGTTCCAAAACTCTTTCCATCATCAACCCTGTTATTCAACCAACAATAACTACAGTAATAGTTTTCTATTAGGACTTACGCAAAAAAACGAAAAAATCAAGTCACACCCCCCACACCTCCCACACTCCCCACACTCCCCACACTTCCCACACTCCCCACACTCCCCACACTTCCCACACTCCCCACACTCCCCACACCCCCCACACTCCCCATACACAATTTTGGTGCGTAACTCCTGTCTATGAGAGATCAGCATTGATTTTGGGAACACTTGATCTACTAGTTGATTTAACGGGAATTGGTCAATGTCTGACGGTCAATGGAAAAACAACTTGAACAGTACCTCTCCTACGCCAGCGCCTACAACCCGCCTTACGCCAATCAAGCGCAATACCATTACCCATGAATTTGACCAAAATGCTGCTGATGCAATGTTGGCGGAAAACAGCAATACTCAGTTATGGGAAGCAGCAGAACTATTGCGTCAAGGTATACAACAGCAACAAGCGGGAGAACTCATCGCGGCTTTGAAGTCCTTGCAACAATCCTTGGCGTTATTTGAGGTGATTGGAGATATCCCCCAACAAGAACAGGCGCTATGCTTTTTAGCAGTAGTTACCTACGCTTCGGGAGATTATAAAAGTACTATTACTTATGCCAAGCAATGTCTGACTTTAAAAAAAGAGACACCAGACCCATCAATACAAATGCAGGCATTTTCCCATTTAGGTAACGCTTATCGTCACTTAAATGAGCATGAGAAAGCAATTAAATATTTAGATGAATGCTTGAAAATTACCCGCAGCTTGCAAGACAAGCGCAGTCAAGTTGCCGCCTTAAATAATTTAGGATTGGTTTACAAAGCAGCAGGTAACTTAACACGGGCGATCGAGTATCAAGAGCAAAGCTTAAAATTGGTGCAGGAACTTCAAGATAACTGGGGTATAGAACAAGTCCTGAAAAATTTGGGTAATGCTTGGTATGCTTTGGACAATTATCCCAAAGCGATCGCCTACTATGAACAATGTGTCAAAGTTGCACGCATTCTCAACAACCCCCGCAGTGCCATTCAAGTACTCAAAAATTTAGGCAATGCCTGTTATGCTACCAATGAATACGGCAAAGCCATGACTTATTATCAAGAACGTCTCCAACTAGCCAGAGAATTAAAAGACAAACGCAGTGAAGAACAATCTCTAGGCAGTTTAGGCGTAACTTGTGAAGCGTTGGGAGATTATAACCAAGCCATCCAATATTATGAACAACGCTTACTCTTAGCGAGAAGTATCAAAGACCGCCGCATTGAAGAACAAGCCCTTGCCAGCCTCAAAGTTGCTTGCTATGCCTTGGGTGATTACGCCAAAGCTATGCAATATCAGCAATAGGCAATAGTTTTTTGTCTTAAGTTCGCTGCTACAATGGAACTCACGCCAATTTCAGTATTCCGCAATCAACACAATCTAGGTGCTTAAACCAACAACCGTAGTTTCATGAGCAGCGACATTCAACTGAGTCTCTTTGGAGAATCTAACATCAATCAAAAAGACCAGATTCCTACAGATGGCAAAATTCCCATTCCGACGGGAACCTACAACAACATGACCGAATTGGCACAGCACTGCAACCAGTGTCAACGTTGCGAATTAGGACAAACACGCACCAATGCTGTCGTAGGGCGAGGTAATCTCAAAGCACCAATCATGATTGTGGGCGAAGCACCAGGCCAAAGCGAAGACGAAACCGGCTTACCATTTGTTGGTCGGTCTGGTCAGCTACTAGAAAAAATATTAGCATCGGTGAATTTGACTACTGAGCAAGATGTCTACATTGGTAACATCAATAAATGCCTTGATGGTTACACTAGAGTCATCACCAAAGCAGGTTCTAAACGACTTAATTGGATTGTAAAAAACCAGTGGTCAGGTGAAGTAGCGAGTGTTACTGAACATGGACAACTAGTTTGGAAAAAAGTAACTGGTTGGTACAGATCACAACTAGCAGGCAGACAACTTTACAAAGTATCCTTTAGAGGTGGCAAAGGTAGTAATAACGGTGAAGTTGGCTATGTTGCCACAGAAGATCATCCAGTTATGACCCGTAGAGGCTGGATTACTGTTGCAGAATTACAAGACGATGATTTAGTAGCAACTGGGACACCTGCTCCTGGAAATAGAGGACTACAGATATTATTAGGTTCGTTGTTGGGTGATGCTTGTATTAGCTCCAATGGTCAATTTATTGAAAATCACAGTATTCAACAAGCTGCGTATTTAAAGCTAAAAGCAAGAGTATTAACTGGCTTTAAACCCCAGATGAGAGAATATCTAGCTAAGTCCCAAAATGGCAATACCTATCAATCATTAAGCATGGGACTGGCAAAAACATACTATTTGCATCAACTACGTGAAGAATGGTATCCCCAAGGTAAAAAAGACTTTCCGATTGCAGCCTTAGAAAAACTAGACAATTTTGGTCTAGCTATTTGGTACATGGATGATGGCTATTGGCGAAGAAAGACTAAAGATGGAAAAATTAGACAAAGCATTGATGTAGAAATTGCTTTAGGAGATATCAAACCAGAAACAGCAGAAAAAGTTGTTCAGTATTTTGACAGCAAAGGTTACAAAACTTATGCAGTTTTTCAGTCAACTTGGAGAATATTTTTTAGATATGGTGAGGGCATTCGATTTTTAGAGAGCATTGCCGAATATATTCCTGTATCGATGCGGTATAAATTACCAGAGGAACTGCACAAAATTCCATTTAACTTAAAAGTTTACCAAGAAGAAGCAGTAGTCACTGATTGGAAACCAGTTACTAAAAAACCAGTACCACCAAAATCTAATTCTGAGTTAGTCTACTGTATTGATGTTGAAGATACAGCCAATTTTGTCACACCAGCAGGGGTTGTACATAATTGTCGCCCTCCTGCTAATCGGGTTCCTACTCCTAATGAAATGGCAGCTTGCATCCCATATTTATTAGAACAAATTCGCTTAATTGACCCCAAAATTATTTTGTTAACAGGTGCAACAGCCGTCAAAGGATTAACAGGCGAAAAGCAAGGAATCACCAAAATTCGCGGTCAGTGGATAGAGTGGGAAGGCCGTTTATGTATGCCAATTTTTCACCCTTCCTACTTGTTGCGTAACCCATCGAAAGAAAAAGGCAGCCCAAAATGGTTGATGTGGCAAGATATTCAGGCAGTCCGCGCTAAGTATGATGAAATAGCGGGTGATAGGTGACAGGTGACAGGGGTGTAAGGGGTGTAAGGGTGTAGGTGTTCAAAACCCTTACACCCAGCCTCAACACAGGTAAATCCAGGTAATACTTAAGCTGGGGGATAGCCAGCATTAGCTAAAGCATCTTTGATTTTTTCCTCAGAAGCTTGAGTTTCCACATTAACAAGCTTAGTTGCGGGATCAGCTTGTACGATCGCATCAGCATCAACTGTTTTCACAGCATTGGTGATATTGTTAGCACAAACAGAACAAGCCATGTTGGGAACGGTAAGTGTCAGTGTCATAGATTTAGAATTTTGAATGATAAAACTACTTAGACCAAGCTTGATACCATTGCTGCATCTGTTGAATTTCAGCAGTTTGAGACTTAATGATTGCTTCAGCTAACTTCCTAATTTCAGGATGTGTAGCATTATTGGCTACCATCTTGGCCATCATCACTGCTGATTCATGGTGAGGAATCATCTGACGAATAAATTCCTTGTCAAAATCAGAGGCATTTTTTAATGTCTCTAAATTCATCCCCATACCCATCATTCCTGAGTGCATGGACATTTCCGGCATTTTGTGACCTGCACTATGATGACTTCCCATCTCGGTGCTTGGAGTCGCAGGAACTTCCGCGCCATACCATTGTTTGTACCAAGCTTTCATTTGGTCAATTTCTTTGGTCTGGTCAGCTTTAATTGCCGTAGCCAGCTGTTTAATTTCTGGCCGTTGAGATTTTTGCAACGCTATATCCGCCATCTCGACTGCGCCTTGATGGTGGGGAATCATCATTTCGATGAAGTTCTGATCTGCTTGCTGTGTTCCTGCCATTTTGTGTGGCATAGTGCTACTTGTCGCACAAGGAGGCGATTGTAGACGCTGTTGTGCGGCTCTGGTAGCGTAGGTAAAGGATAAAGCAGTAATCGCACTACCTGCGAGTATACCTACTAGCCCATAAATTGTTGGTTTAGTTAACATAGCTGTTCCTCTTTGTTATTCAAAGGAACTATTTGTGTCCTACTCGTTACATTCATCCTAAACTCTCCCGTTAAATGGAGAATCCAGCAGATTTTACAAGTCGTTACATTTCTTTTTATGACAATTTTTCTCTTTTCTTGCCTAAAACTTACATCTTGTGTCATGATGAGGTGTGAGAATTAATTCGGCGATAGCGTTTGTTTTTAGTATTGATGGGCTTTTCCTTTTGGTATTTACAGACTTCTCCCCGAAATCTAATATCTCTGCAAACTTGCGATTTCGGATTTAAATTATGTCAATTTACGTAGGTAACCTCTCTTATGAAGTTACACAAGATGCTTTGAATAGTGTTTTTGCAGAATATGGTTCTGTAAAGCGGATTCAAATCCCTACCGACCGTGAAACAGGTCGTCTACGTGGTTTTGCCTTTGTAGAGATGGGTAGCGATGCTGAAGAAACAGCCGCTATTGAAGCACTTGATGGTGCTGAATGGATGGGTCGTGACCTCAAAGTTAATAAAGCTAGACCTAAAGAAGACCGTGGTTCCTTTGGTGGTGGTGGTAATCGCGGTGGTGGCGGCGGCTACCGTAACCGCTATTAAGTGGTAACAGGTAACAGAGGGCAGAATTATCAGCCTTTTGCTGTCTAATTACCAACTTGACTACTGCTATTTTTTGAAAAATACCGACACCTCGGTTACATAATTTTATCAAGGCTCAAGTATTACTACTTGAGCCTTGTTTATGAGGTACAGCAACTGATTGAAAAAAGTAAATGGTGTACCTCACTTACTTCAAAAGTGCTGTATCAGGGTGCAGGTTTAGGAGGGAAAAACCTTACACCCATTCTCAATAGACAACCTTTATGTGTCAGTCCTCAGAACTACAGTTCACAACTCAATTCACCGGCTTTTTGAGTAAAACGGCGATTTTCTCTGTAATCTACAGGACAATCAATAACTGCGGGTACATCCTGCGCTAAGGCTTCTTTAAGGATCGGGATTAAATCGAGACTAGATTCCACGCGATAGCCTTTTAAACCCATACTTTCGGCTAATTTGACAAAATCGGGATTACCAAAATGGACGAAAGATGAATTACCTTTACCAAAGTGGTTTTCTTGCTTCCATTCAATTAAGCCATAACCACCATCATTAAAGATTAAGGTGACAAAGGGAGTACCGACGCGCAACGCTGTTTCTAATTCTTGGGAATTCATCATAAAGCCACCGTCACCCGTTACAGCCACAATTTTGCGCTTGGGATACACCAGTTTAGCGGCTAAAGCACCAGGAATCGCAATCCCCATTGCGGCAAAGCCATTAGAAATAATGCAAGTATTGGGACTATGGCAATGATAATGACGCGCCATCCACATTTTATGTGCGCCAACGTCGGAAATTACAATATCATCTGGCCCCATGACTTGCCGCAAGTCATAAATTAATTTTTGCGGTTTAATTGGATAACCTTCATCATTAGCATATTGTTCATAATCAGCGCGAATTTCACTGCGTAAACTAATCGCATAAGGATTTGGTTTACCTTGGCGGTCTGCGACTTTTAAGATTTCAAACAAAGAATCGGAAATATCACCAATAACTTCGACATTACAAACATAACTACTATCAATTTCTGCCGCAGATGTACTAATATGTACGATGGGAATATTACCTTCAGGATTCCATTTTTTCGGCGAAAATTCAATTAAATCATAGCCGATCGCAATTACTAAATCTGTATTATCAAAACCGCAGGTAATAAAGTCTCGTTGCTGTAAACCGACAGACCATAATGCCAAAGGATGAGTATAAGGAATTACACCTTTACCCATAAATGTATTAGCAACAGGGATATTCATTTGTGTTGCAAATTGTGTTACCGCATCACTAGCTTGACCACGAATTGCACCATTACCAACTAAAATTAAGGGATTGACGGCTTGAGAAATCATCGCGGCGGCGGCGCGGATGCTGGCGAAAGATGCGTAGGTTTTTTCAGTTTTATCGCGCTGTAAAGGTTTCCCTTCCACAGACATAGCGGCGATATTTTCTGGTAAATCGATATGCACTGCACCGGGTTTTTCGGTTTGTGATCGCTTGAAGGCTTTGCGGACTACTTCTGGTGTAATACTCGGTCGCACAATCTGTTTATTCCACTTAGTTACCGGGGCAAACATCGCCACTAAATCTAAATATTGGTGAGATTCAATGTGCATTCTATCGGTTCCCACTTGCCCAGTAATTGCTACTAAAGGCGCACCATCCAGGTTAGCATCAGCCACACCAGTCATCAAATTTGTTGCCCCAGGGCCAAGGGTAGAAAGACAAACCCCAGCTTTACCAGTTAACCGTCCATAAACATCGGCCATAAAAGCCGCACCTTGTTCATGACGAGTCGTAATAAATTTAATGGTAGAGTGTTTGATTGCTTCTAAAACGTGTAAATTTTCCTCACCCGGCAGTCCAAAAACATACTCTACACCTTCATTTTCTAAACACTTTACTAATAGTTCTGCTGTATTCATTTTAAGTTCCTCATAAGATGCACAAAGTAGGGAATGGAGAGTGGGGAGTGGGGAGTAGTGATACATCAAGTAAAAAGTAAAAAACTAGGTTTCTTTTAACTTTTGCCTTTTGATTTTTGCCTTCCTATTCCCTACTCCCTACTCACTAATCACTTCACCCAAACAGTTTTAACATTGACAAACTCTTGTATGCCTTGAATGCTTAATTCTCGGCCATAGCCAGAACGTTTGAGACCGCCAAAAGGTAAGCGGGGGTCAGATTTAACTAAACCATTGATAAAGACTGCGCCAGCTTCAATTTCGGCAATTAAGCGTGAACGTTCTTCGTCGTTGTTTGTCCAAGCACTTGCACCCAAACCAAAGGGTGTAGCATTTGCCAGTTTAATCGCTGCATCAATATTTGGCACTCGAAATAACAAGGCGACTGGGCCAAAAAATTCTTCCTGGGCAATTGGCGCGTCAAGAGGAATATCTGAGATGATCGTCGGTGGATAAAAGTTACCTGGAAGGTTTGATATAGGATGCCCACCAGTCAAGACTTTACCGCCGCTTTGTTTGGCAACTTGTACTTGCTGATCTAACTCTTGGAGGATATCTGGTGTGGCAAGTGGCCCTAAATCGGTGTCTGATTGCATAGGATCGCCGACTTTTAAAGCCAGAAATTTATCTAACAATAACTTCTCGAATTGATCAGCGATCGCTTCTTCCACAATAAAGCGTTTCGCAGCAATACAAGATTGCCCATTATTTAACATCCGGGCGGCGGTGGCTGTCGCTGCTGCGGCTGCTATATCCGCACTGGCTAAAACAATAAACGGGTCACTTCCCCCCAATTCCAAAACAGTTTTTTTAATGTGTTTGCCGGCGTTGGCGGCTAAAGACGCACCCGCAGGTTCACTTCCAGTTAAGGTAGCAGCTTTTACTCGGTCATCAGCAATTAAATCAGCTACTTTTGCCGCACCAATTAATAAAGTTTGAAATACACCTCCGGGAAAACCAGCCCGTTGGAAAATATCGGCAATTGCTAAAGCTGATTGCGGTACATTCGACGCATGTTTTAATAAACCAACATTACCTGCCATCAGTGCAGGTGCAGCAAAGCGAAACACTTGCCAAAAGGGAAAATTCCACGGCATCACTGCCAAAATTATCCCCAAGGGCTGATAGCGGACAAAGCTATGACTAGCATCTGTTTTCACAGTCACATCCGCCAAAAAATCAGCAGCATTTTCCGCATAATAGCGACAAACACTGGCACATTTTTCAACTTCTGCGATCGCTGCTTTGTATGGTTTACCCATTTCCAGCGTCATGATTTTGCCAAAGTCTGCCTTTTCTTGGTCTAAAATTTCCGCAGCTTTTTGCAACCAAAGCGATCGCTGTGGGAAACTCGTCTTACGGTACTGCTCAAAAGCCTGATTTGCCAAATTTAGTTTAGCGGCAATTTCTACATCGTTGAGTGGCTCAAAAGTTTTGAGCGTCTCCCCAGTGGCGGGATTGATGGTGGCGATAGCCATTACCTGACCCCCATTAAAAAACAGCTTGAGGTAGCCGCCTATTTTTACACAAATTAGTTATAGAAGCTACCACCCAAATTGTAGACTTCTTGCTCAAAATTGGTTGCTTAATATTACAATTTCGCAATTAAATCTATAACAATAGATACACTAATTGACTGTATTTTTAGGTAGATACAGGACAGATTCAATGATTTATGGATGAGATTTTTTTGCTCAATTACTAGGCAAAAATTACTAGATATAGTGATGATGTTTGTGGGTGCGATCGCTAAATAATCAAGCGCACAGCCTGACATAAAGCCAGGATTTTAAGATAACACCGAAAATATTAAAGTGCTACTCGCAAAACTCTAAAAGTAGAGTCTGGTATTTTTTTGCCTCTTATTCCCCCCAGCAAATGTAAAAGTTTGTATCGAACCCTTGTCAGTCTTTGATGATAGGATTATTTAAATTTTGACCCTGATCGGTAACATGACAGGCACAAAGTCTCAAAAAACTCTATAGATAAACGTTAATTTAACGTGGTGTGCAACTTTCTCTCAAACCTAACCCCCAACCCCTTCCCTACAAGGGAAGGGGGGCAAGATTCAAAGCCTCTCTCCGCTTCGGGGAGCCAGCGCGTTGCGGAGGTTCCCTCCGTTGTAGCGACTGGCGTGAGAGGTTTGGAGAGGGGTTTCAAGAATAAGTCACACATCGCATTAATTTCACGAAAAATCAGCAGTATTTCTCAACAGATGGTATAAAAGTTGCAGCAGAAGCCACCAAAACCTTCCAAAACACAAGCAGATATTTTAAATAACTTCAAACAGTATTAGGGGTAGCTATTATGCCAACAATTCATTTAATAGATGGTGAAAAAGGTGGGGTAGGAAAGTCGCTAGTCACCCGGACAATGATTCAATATTGCTTAGATAAGAAAATTCCCTTTGTCCCCATAGAGACGGATAGATCAAATCCTGACGTAGCTGGCGTTTATAAAGGTATGTGTCAGTATGCCGTTTTTACCGAAGATGAACGCCAAGCCGACAAAGCTGATAGAATCTTTGAAATGGCAATGTCTAAGCCTGTAATTGTCAATCTCGCCGCCCAAAGCCATCGCGCCGTCAAAAACTGGATTGATAAAAACCAGTTACTCGAACTGGGAAGCGCCGAAGGAGTCAGTTTTTGCAAGTGGTTTGTCACTACAGGCGGCTATGACAGCCTCAATTTATTTGTCCAGTCAATCAATAGCTATGGTGATAAAGTCCCCCATGTCCTCGTGAGAAATTGCGGACTGTGTGACGACTGGGAACACGTTGATTCTGACCCGAACATGCAACAGTTAGTACAGAAGCATAACGTTCAGGTTGTGGACTTTCCGAAATTGGCATACAAAGAAAGAAATATCATTGACCAAACTCGGATGACTTTCTCAGAAGCAAGAGAATACAAAGAATTTGGTATTTTGAGCAAACAGCGAGTCGTACATTTTCTCAAGCTGGCTTACGCTGCTTTTGAAAAAGTTGGCATTTGGTATGAAGAAGTAAAGCAGGCTTAAAATTGAGTCTATATTTATCCACAACACAAGTAGTTTTAGTGTTGTGGCCTTAGCCTAATTAGGACTTACTCATACCAATTCTATGTGAGGTTGCATTTAATCTTTTATCTCTTCTTTCTTTGTGTCCTTTGCGCCCTTTGTGGTTCGTTCTTTAATTCAGCGCATCTTCATACAGAATTGGTATGATTTTGAGGGCATTGTCATTATCGCTGAACTGGGAGCGATCGCTTACTTCACGGTTGGCAATAGTTGTAGGTTGGGTGGAGGAACGGAACCCAACACTATCAAGACGTTGTTGGGTTACGCTATCGCTACACCCAACCTACTATTCTCTTAACTGAACTATTACGTTATTTACTGTCAGCTAAGAAGTCAATTTTCTTTTTTCTTCGTAAGCCTGTATACTTTCTTCAATAGTCTTTAAAAGGGTTAAGTAATTTAATGTTCCATCTTCTTTTTCGATAACTATAGGATAAAGACCTAATATTTTATAGCGTCTATCATTTGTCTCTACCCAACGCTTACCCTGATAAAAAAATACCCACCCCCATTGTTTCTCAATAGTTCTTTCATGTATGATAACTAGCTCATCGTCTGAGACAGGTATTTCTCTTGTAATATACTCTTTTACTATACTTGCTGCTGTTTCCTTATCAATCATATTGTTTACAAAAATGATTAATTTATTTTAACATCGCAAATTTAGTAATTTATTGAATATTATTACAGCCATTTTCAGGTAAATTGTAATTATCGCTGGATTTGGAGCGATCGCACTTGCTTATCTAGGACATTGTAATTATCGCTGGACTTGGGGCGATCGCACTCATTCATCTAGGGTATTGTAATTATCGCTGGACTTGGAGCGATCGCACTCATTCATCTAGGTCATTGTAATTATCGCTAGATTTGGAGCGATCGCACTTACTCATCTAGGTCATTGTAATTATTACTGGATTTGGGGTGATCGCACTCACTCATCTAGGGCATTTTAATTATTGCTGGACTTGGGGCGATCGCTACCTATACTCACTACTGTATAACTAAAGGCACTGATTCATTATATTAATTATCTAAAAAGATACAATAAATATTTATCAAATCTCCAACTAGTAATTTACATATATTTATTCAACTTCTAAAGATAGAATCTTATTCTAATTTTTTATAACCAAAGAATAATTTTTGATTTCGTAAATATGTCTATAAATTAAGCATAGGTAATTAACAAATACCTATGTAACGTAAGTGAGGTCAAGATTATGTTGGTTCAAACAAAAGTATCCGATTTATTTGTGGATTTATCTCCAGAAAACC
Encoded here:
- a CDS encoding tetratricopeptide repeat protein, yielding MSDGQWKNNLNSTSPTPAPTTRLTPIKRNTITHEFDQNAADAMLAENSNTQLWEAAELLRQGIQQQQAGELIAALKSLQQSLALFEVIGDIPQQEQALCFLAVVTYASGDYKSTITYAKQCLTLKKETPDPSIQMQAFSHLGNAYRHLNEHEKAIKYLDECLKITRSLQDKRSQVAALNNLGLVYKAAGNLTRAIEYQEQSLKLVQELQDNWGIEQVLKNLGNAWYALDNYPKAIAYYEQCVKVARILNNPRSAIQVLKNLGNACYATNEYGKAMTYYQERLQLARELKDKRSEEQSLGSLGVTCEALGDYNQAIQYYEQRLLLARSIKDRRIEEQALASLKVACYALGDYAKAMQYQQ
- a CDS encoding heavy-metal-associated domain-containing protein; amino-acid sequence: MTLTLTVPNMACSVCANNITNAVKTVDADAIVQADPATKLVNVETQASEEKIKDALANAGYPPA
- a CDS encoding DUF305 domain-containing protein; the protein is MLTKPTIYGLVGILAGSAITALSFTYATRAAQQRLQSPPCATSSTMPHKMAGTQQADQNFIEMMIPHHQGAVEMADIALQKSQRPEIKQLATAIKADQTKEIDQMKAWYKQWYGAEVPATPSTEMGSHHSAGHKMPEMSMHSGMMGMGMNLETLKNASDFDKEFIRQMIPHHESAVMMAKMVANNATHPEIRKLAEAIIKSQTAEIQQMQQWYQAWSK
- a CDS encoding NAD-dependent succinate-semialdehyde dehydrogenase; the protein is MAIATINPATGETLKTFEPLNDVEIAAKLNLANQAFEQYRKTSFPQRSLWLQKAAEILDQEKADFGKIMTLEMGKPYKAAIAEVEKCASVCRYYAENAADFLADVTVKTDASHSFVRYQPLGIILAVMPWNFPFWQVFRFAAPALMAGNVGLLKHASNVPQSALAIADIFQRAGFPGGVFQTLLIGAAKVADLIADDRVKAATLTGSEPAGASLAANAGKHIKKTVLELGGSDPFIVLASADIAAAAATATAARMLNNGQSCIAAKRFIVEEAIADQFEKLLLDKFLALKVGDPMQSDTDLGPLATPDILQELDQQVQVAKQSGGKVLTGGHPISNLPGNFYPPTIISDIPLDAPIAQEEFFGPVALLFRVPNIDAAIKLANATPFGLGASAWTNNDEERSRLIAEIEAGAVFINGLVKSDPRLPFGGLKRSGYGRELSIQGIQEFVNVKTVWVK
- a CDS encoding acetolactate synthase large subunit, which translates into the protein MNTAELLVKCLENEGVEYVFGLPGEENLHVLEAIKHSTIKFITTRHEQGAAFMADVYGRLTGKAGVCLSTLGPGATNLMTGVADANLDGAPLVAITGQVGTDRMHIESHQYLDLVAMFAPVTKWNKQIVRPSITPEVVRKAFKRSQTEKPGAVHIDLPENIAAMSVEGKPLQRDKTEKTYASFASIRAAAAMISQAVNPLILVGNGAIRGQASDAVTQFATQMNIPVANTFMGKGVIPYTHPLALWSVGLQQRDFITCGFDNTDLVIAIGYDLIEFSPKKWNPEGNIPIVHISTSAAEIDSSYVCNVEVIGDISDSLFEILKVADRQGKPNPYAISLRSEIRADYEQYANDEGYPIKPQKLIYDLRQVMGPDDIVISDVGAHKMWMARHYHCHSPNTCIISNGFAAMGIAIPGALAAKLVYPKRKIVAVTGDGGFMMNSQELETALRVGTPFVTLIFNDGGYGLIEWKQENHFGKGNSSFVHFGNPDFVKLAESMGLKGYRVESSLDLIPILKEALAQDVPAVIDCPVDYRENRRFTQKAGELSCEL
- a CDS encoding uracil-DNA glycosylase family protein; the encoded protein is MRYKLPEELHKIPFNLKVYQEEAVVTDWKPVTKKPVPPKSNSELVYCIDVEDTANFVTPAGVVHNCRPPANRVPTPNEMAACIPYLLEQIRLIDPKIILLTGATAVKGLTGEKQGITKIRGQWIEWEGRLCMPIFHPSYLLRNPSKEKGSPKWLMWQDIQAVRAKYDEIAGDR
- a CDS encoding mobilization protein; its protein translation is MPTIHLIDGEKGGVGKSLVTRTMIQYCLDKKIPFVPIETDRSNPDVAGVYKGMCQYAVFTEDERQADKADRIFEMAMSKPVIVNLAAQSHRAVKNWIDKNQLLELGSAEGVSFCKWFVTTGGYDSLNLFVQSINSYGDKVPHVLVRNCGLCDDWEHVDSDPNMQQLVQKHNVQVVDFPKLAYKERNIIDQTRMTFSEAREYKEFGILSKQRVVHFLKLAYAAFEKVGIWYEEVKQA
- a CDS encoding class I SAM-dependent methyltransferase, coding for MERVLEPEVMDTWEEAIDYDAMDFTEVNTAFAKEAIALGTTAPCLVLDAGTGPGRIPVLIAQMCPQWGLIAIDLAQNMLKIATQHVQQAGLQQQISLELVDAKQLPYADAMFDLVISNSLVHHLPDPLPFFQEIQRVSKPNGGLLIRDLLRPADAETMNALVSSIGHDYDPLQQKLFRDSLHAALTLDEVNQLVTSVGLAGVKVYQSSDRHWTIARHCNLSV
- a CDS encoding RNA-binding protein; protein product: MSIYVGNLSYEVTQDALNSVFAEYGSVKRIQIPTDRETGRLRGFAFVEMGSDAEETAAIEALDGAEWMGRDLKVNKARPKEDRGSFGGGGNRGGGGGYRNRY
- a CDS encoding YrhB domain-containing protein yields the protein MIDKETAASIVKEYITREIPVSDDELVIIHERTIEKQWGWVFFYQGKRWVETNDRRYKILGLYPIVIEKEDGTLNYLTLLKTIEESIQAYEEKRKLTS